A window from Candidatus Arthromitus sp. SFB-rat-Yit encodes these proteins:
- the dnaG gene encoding DNA primase yields MRISDDIIKEIENKNDIVDVLSEYINFKKSGDNYFALCPFHSEKSGSFVASKSKQIFKCFGCGESGNVISFIMKYKGLDFLQAMNFLAQRVGILLDTHHSQKDLHKYYRILNDTARYFYLNLKKNNNVKQYLINRGLSEATIIKFGLGYSLNSFKALNIYLLNKGYEPNDLLELGLINKKNENIYDRFINRVMFPIFNVNGNVIGFGGRTLENRTPKYLNSKESCIFKKRNNLYGLNFLVKENMSYDSIIIVEGYLDCISLYNSGIKNVVASLGTSLTIDQIKLLSKYTRRIYLCFDTDEAGKKATIRAFDIFKEFINDDVLEVYVVELYGSKDPDEFLKNNSVDKFFKCINNSNTLVEYILLYYMKNLDLSKNVYKKKYLNTVKNIIVQLNIVDKEHYIKIISKNLMIREELIVDYLNDNSKNVKLINNEIEKNFIESAIAKSERQLLNLMLNKEYLTYILNNNVDENLFCIKEHREAFKLISNFDGDELNIVDYLKNKLNTYEGIKLITYFKENIGNYDKNNVIKQISDFIKVLKNNVVSDFKKKIAYLIKENEYAHDEDKFIEYLSVFNTVSKLERDGNLSDIMDFISNFKV; encoded by the coding sequence ATGAGAATTTCTGATGATATTATAAAAGAGATAGAAAATAAAAATGATATTGTAGATGTACTAAGTGAATATATAAATTTTAAAAAAAGCGGAGATAATTACTTTGCTTTATGTCCATTTCATAGCGAAAAGAGTGGATCGTTTGTTGCATCTAAAAGTAAGCAGATTTTCAAATGTTTTGGCTGCGGTGAAAGTGGAAATGTTATTTCTTTTATTATGAAATATAAAGGATTAGATTTCCTACAAGCAATGAATTTTTTAGCACAGCGTGTTGGTATTTTATTAGATACGCATCATTCGCAAAAAGATCTACATAAATATTATAGAATACTTAATGATACTGCAAGATATTTTTATTTAAATCTAAAAAAAAATAATAATGTTAAGCAATATTTAATAAATAGAGGATTATCTGAGGCTACTATTATTAAATTTGGATTAGGCTATTCTTTAAATAGTTTTAAAGCATTAAATATTTATTTACTAAACAAAGGATATGAACCAAATGATTTATTAGAGTTAGGTTTGATTAATAAAAAAAATGAAAATATATATGATCGTTTTATAAATAGGGTCATGTTTCCAATATTTAATGTTAATGGAAATGTTATAGGATTTGGAGGTAGAACTTTAGAGAATAGAACACCTAAGTATTTAAATTCTAAAGAAAGTTGTATATTTAAAAAGAGGAATAATCTATATGGTTTAAATTTCTTAGTTAAGGAAAATATGTCTTATGATTCTATCATTATTGTTGAAGGTTATTTAGATTGTATATCTTTATATAATAGTGGGATAAAAAATGTAGTTGCATCTTTGGGTACATCCTTGACAATAGATCAAATTAAACTTTTAAGTAAGTATACTAGAAGGATATATTTATGCTTTGATACTGATGAGGCTGGGAAAAAGGCAACAATTAGGGCTTTTGATATATTTAAAGAGTTTATTAATGACGATGTGCTTGAAGTTTATGTTGTAGAATTATACGGATCTAAAGATCCGGATGAGTTTTTAAAGAACAATTCAGTAGATAAATTTTTTAAATGTATTAATAACAGTAATACATTAGTAGAATATATATTATTATATTATATGAAAAATTTGGATTTATCTAAAAATGTATACAAAAAAAAATATTTAAATACTGTGAAGAATATAATAGTACAACTAAATATTGTTGATAAGGAACATTATATAAAGATTATATCAAAGAATTTGATGATTAGAGAAGAATTAATTGTAGACTATTTAAATGATAATTCTAAGAATGTAAAACTAATAAATAATGAAATTGAAAAAAATTTTATTGAAAGTGCGATTGCTAAATCTGAAAGGCAATTATTAAATTTGATGTTAAATAAAGAATATTTAACATATATCTTAAATAATAATGTGGATGAGAACTTATTTTGTATTAAGGAACATAGGGAAGCATTTAAACTAATATCTAATTTTGATGGCGATGAATTGAATATAGTAGATTATTTAAAAAATAAGTTAAATACTTATGAGGGTATTAAATTAATAACATATTTTAAAGAAAACATAGGAAATTACGATAAAAACAATGTTATTAAACAAATTAGTGATTTTATAAAAGTTTTAAAAAATAATGTAGTAAGTGATT